In Nocardioides faecalis, the following proteins share a genomic window:
- a CDS encoding Rv3235 family protein: MSVSTTELVGVRLPVPVTATQGTLALALLPRQAPPPSPPPGPRPGSNVVPIDRRLRQSIQEWTHRFVQAAVEIVGGDRPAAQLLRWTSEDVYADLRLRAQLVARAGGHQPGLARVQAVRPRVMSVHACFVTDVVVECGVHVRHGERSRAVAARFERTGQRWVCTALDFS, translated from the coding sequence ATGTCCGTCAGCACCACCGAGCTCGTCGGCGTCCGGTTGCCGGTGCCGGTCACCGCCACCCAGGGCACCCTCGCCCTGGCCCTCCTCCCCCGTCAGGCGCCGCCGCCCTCGCCACCTCCCGGCCCGCGTCCGGGCAGCAACGTGGTGCCCATCGACCGCAGGCTGCGCCAGAGCATCCAGGAGTGGACGCACCGGTTCGTGCAGGCAGCGGTCGAGATCGTGGGTGGCGACCGACCGGCGGCCCAGCTGTTGCGCTGGACCTCCGAGGACGTCTACGCGGACCTGCGGCTGCGCGCACAGCTGGTGGCGCGTGCCGGCGGCCACCAGCCGGGCCTGGCCCGGGTGCAGGCGGTGCGGCCCCGGGTGATGAGCGTGCACGCCTGCTTCGTCACCGACGTGGTCGTCGAGTGCGGGGTGCACGTGCGCCACGGCGAGCGGTCCCGGGCGGTGGCTGCCCGGTTCGAGCGCACCGGGCAGCGCTGGGTGTGCACCGCGCTGGACTTCTCCTGA
- a CDS encoding DUF1003 domain-containing protein, giving the protein MSESHRSRERLDTPREERRTWRRRPHREDTFGTFAERFARFMGTARFLIYMTLFVVLWVVWNTTAPESLRFDKYAFIFLTLMLSLQASYAAPLILLAQNRQEARDRVIAEQDRQADARAHADMEFLAREVASLRMSVGEVATRDFVRSELRALLADLDERAGDLPEDRGADAGDRSRDGGERSAGHRATSHRDGGDASRPGTA; this is encoded by the coding sequence ATGAGCGAGTCGCACCGCTCCCGCGAGCGCCTGGACACCCCCCGCGAGGAGCGCCGGACCTGGCGCCGGCGTCCGCACCGCGAGGACACCTTCGGCACCTTCGCCGAGCGGTTCGCCCGGTTCATGGGCACCGCTCGGTTCCTGATCTACATGACGCTGTTCGTGGTGCTGTGGGTCGTGTGGAACACCACCGCGCCCGAGAGCCTGCGCTTCGACAAGTACGCCTTCATCTTCCTGACGCTGATGCTCAGCCTGCAGGCGTCGTACGCCGCGCCGCTGATCCTGCTCGCCCAGAACCGGCAGGAGGCCCGGGACCGGGTGATCGCCGAGCAGGACCGCCAGGCCGACGCCCGCGCGCACGCGGACATGGAGTTCCTGGCCCGCGAGGTCGCCTCGCTGCGGATGTCGGTGGGCGAGGTCGCCACCCGCGACTTCGTGCGCTCCGAGCTGCGCGCCCTGCTCGCCGACCTCGACGAGCGCGCCGGGGACCTTCCCGAGGACCGGGGCGCGGACGCCGGAGACAGGTCCAGGGACGGCGGGGAGCGGTCCGCGGGGCATCGTGCGACGTCTCACCGCGATGGCGGCGACGCGTCGCGCCCGGGCACTGCCTAG
- a CDS encoding LysM peptidoglycan-binding domain-containing protein: protein MSGAAERRARAVVVWSLVTGGAAALGAVAAEPARQLLTAPGPDFATLLVQACAAASLLAAAALWGLTTDVVVREVLLRGAGRARAPGRCGPLRTAILTACGVAALAGTTAPAGAHDSPSAPLPGAVLAGLPLPDRATGPAAAPDTAPHTAPDETPNETPGEAPGTVRVRAGDSLWTIAERTVGPEARLVEVASYWRRLQHENRAVLGADPDLVHPGQRLRLPHPRP from the coding sequence ATGAGCGGAGCAGCGGAGCGCCGGGCACGCGCAGTCGTGGTCTGGTCGCTCGTGACCGGCGGCGCCGCGGCGCTCGGCGCGGTGGCCGCGGAGCCCGCGCGACAGCTGCTCACCGCTCCCGGCCCCGACTTCGCCACCCTGCTGGTGCAGGCGTGCGCGGCCGCCTCGCTCCTCGCCGCCGCCGCGCTGTGGGGCCTCACCACGGACGTGGTGGTCCGCGAGGTGCTGCTCCGCGGCGCCGGTCGGGCCCGCGCCCCAGGGCGCTGCGGCCCGCTGCGCACGGCGATCCTCACCGCCTGCGGCGTCGCCGCCCTCGCCGGTACGACGGCCCCGGCGGGCGCGCACGACTCGCCGTCGGCCCCGTTGCCCGGTGCCGTGCTCGCCGGCCTTCCGTTGCCCGACCGGGCCACGGGCCCGGCGGCCGCACCGGACACCGCACCGCACACCGCACCGGACGAGACGCCGAACGAGACGCCGGGTGAGGCACCGGGCACGGTCCGCGTCCGCGCCGGTGACTCGCTGTGGACCATCGCCGAGCGGACCGTCGGCCCCGAGGCGCGGCTGGTCGAGGTGGCGTCGTACTGGCGGCGCCTGCAGCACGAGAACCGTGCGGTCCTCGGCGCAGACCCCGACCTCGTCCACCCCGGCCAGCGGCTCCGACTGCCCCATCCCCGCCCCTGA
- a CDS encoding sec-independent translocase has translation MFGIGFGELVVIAFLAVLVFGPDKLPDLAKQVGRFVRQLRGFATSARDELRAELGPEYADLELTDLDPRQIVRKHIAEAMAELDELEDAVSPAAAAQVPLAPGELPPYDTEAT, from the coding sequence ATGTTCGGGATCGGCTTCGGCGAGCTGGTGGTCATCGCGTTCCTGGCCGTCCTGGTCTTCGGGCCCGACAAGCTGCCCGACCTGGCCAAGCAGGTCGGTCGGTTCGTCCGCCAGCTGCGCGGCTTCGCCACCAGCGCCCGCGACGAGCTGCGCGCCGAGCTCGGCCCGGAGTACGCCGACCTCGAGCTGACCGACCTGGATCCGCGCCAGATCGTGCGCAAGCACATCGCCGAGGCGATGGCCGAGCTCGACGAGCTCGAGGACGCCGTCTCCCCCGCCGCGGCGGCCCAGGTGCCCCTGGCGCCGGGCGAGCTGCCGCCGTACGACACCGAGGCGACCTGA
- a CDS encoding magnesium transporter MgtE N-terminal domain-containing protein has translation MSSTPSRVFAARLVGLPIFDPQGDQVGKVRDLVVTMRGEGTQPRVLGMVAEVFNRRRIFVPMTRVTNIDSEHVYTTGLLNMRRFEQRSTETLVIGQMLDRTVTITGTGVTGTVYDVAMEPARNRDWVLCRVAVREPSRGFRRRGQTHVVEWRDVIGLARSDERQGATHLVAALNEMRPADAASILHDLPPDRRTAVALALDDERLADVLEELPDSDQVEILNGLDTERAADVLEEMSADDAADLVRDLPPETAEILLQLMEPEGAQDVRRLMSYVEDTAGAMMTPEPVILGPDATIADALAHVRNPELTPALAALVYVCRPPLETPTGKLLGIAHIQRLLREPPSTLVAGALDDSLAWLRTNATIDDVAAHLATYNLVAAPVVDADGRLLGAVTVDDLLDHMLPPNWRDRAPRPGTEQR, from the coding sequence GTGAGCTCCACCCCGTCCCGCGTGTTCGCGGCCAGGCTCGTCGGGCTCCCGATCTTCGACCCCCAGGGCGACCAGGTCGGGAAGGTCCGCGACCTGGTCGTCACCATGCGCGGCGAGGGCACCCAGCCCCGGGTGCTCGGGATGGTGGCGGAGGTCTTCAACCGGCGGCGCATCTTCGTGCCGATGACCCGCGTCACCAACATCGACAGCGAGCACGTCTACACCACCGGCCTGCTCAACATGCGTCGCTTCGAGCAGCGTTCCACCGAGACACTGGTGATCGGCCAGATGCTCGACCGCACGGTGACCATCACCGGCACCGGCGTCACCGGCACCGTGTACGACGTCGCGATGGAGCCGGCCCGCAACCGCGACTGGGTGTTGTGCCGGGTCGCGGTGCGTGAGCCCTCTCGCGGGTTCCGGCGGCGCGGCCAGACCCACGTCGTGGAGTGGCGCGACGTGATCGGCCTGGCCCGCAGCGACGAGCGGCAGGGCGCCACGCACCTGGTGGCGGCGCTGAACGAGATGCGGCCCGCCGACGCGGCGAGCATCCTGCACGACCTGCCGCCGGACCGACGGACCGCGGTGGCGCTGGCGCTGGACGACGAGCGCCTCGCCGACGTCCTCGAGGAGCTGCCGGACTCCGACCAGGTGGAGATCCTCAACGGCCTGGACACCGAGCGTGCCGCCGACGTGCTGGAGGAGATGTCGGCCGACGACGCCGCGGACCTGGTGCGCGACCTGCCGCCGGAGACCGCCGAGATCCTGCTGCAGCTGATGGAGCCCGAGGGTGCGCAGGACGTGCGGCGCCTGATGAGCTACGTCGAGGACACCGCGGGCGCGATGATGACCCCGGAGCCGGTGATCCTCGGTCCGGACGCCACCATCGCCGACGCGCTGGCGCACGTGCGCAACCCGGAGCTGACCCCGGCGCTGGCTGCCCTGGTCTATGTGTGCCGCCCGCCGCTGGAGACGCCGACCGGCAAGCTGCTGGGCATCGCCCACATCCAGCGGCTGCTGCGCGAGCCGCCGTCGACGCTGGTGGCCGGAGCGCTGGACGACTCCCTGGCGTGGCTGCGGACCAACGCGACCATCGACGACGTCGCGGCCCACCTGGCCACCTACAACCTGGTCGCCGCCCCGGTCGTCGACGCGGACGGCCGCCTGCTCGGCGCGGTCACCGTGGACGACCTGCTCGACCACATGCTGCCGCCCAACTGGCGCGACCGTGCGCCGCGGCCGGGCACGGAGCAGCGATGA
- a CDS encoding Mrp/NBP35 family ATP-binding protein, translating into MTALSRVNDPEIKRPITELGMVDAVEIVPGDGGSFVTVKALLTVAGCPLKDTITRDVTAAVSALDGVTGVQVDLGVMTAEQRSGLHATLRDGTAPREITFAQPGSLTKVFAIASGKGGVGKSSVTVNLALALAKAGRKVGVVDADIYGHSVPAMLGVADSRPTQVEDLIMPVPTASGVSVISIGMLKPRRDQVVAWRGPMLDRALVQMLADVYWGDLDVLLLDLPPGTGDVAISLGQHLPGAEVVVVTTPQEAAAEVAERAGTMASMMHQRVVGVIENMSYLPCPHCTPEGKDHRLEIFGSGGGERVAQTLSARFGYDVPLLGQVPLDVSLREGGDDGKPIVESDPTAPAAKVLQAVADRLDGRGRGLAGMQLGLTPSNKF; encoded by the coding sequence ATGACGGCACTCAGCCGCGTCAACGACCCCGAGATCAAGCGGCCGATCACCGAGCTCGGCATGGTCGACGCCGTCGAGATCGTGCCCGGCGACGGTGGCTCCTTCGTCACCGTCAAGGCGCTGCTCACCGTGGCGGGCTGCCCGCTCAAGGACACGATCACCCGCGACGTCACCGCGGCGGTGAGCGCCCTGGACGGCGTCACCGGGGTCCAGGTCGACCTCGGCGTGATGACCGCCGAGCAGCGCTCCGGCCTGCACGCGACCCTGCGCGACGGCACCGCGCCGCGGGAGATCACCTTCGCCCAGCCCGGTTCCCTGACCAAGGTCTTCGCCATCGCCTCCGGCAAGGGCGGCGTGGGCAAGTCCTCGGTGACGGTCAACCTGGCGCTCGCACTGGCCAAGGCCGGCCGCAAGGTGGGCGTCGTGGACGCCGACATCTACGGCCACTCCGTGCCGGCGATGCTCGGCGTCGCCGACTCCCGGCCGACCCAGGTCGAGGACCTGATCATGCCGGTCCCGACCGCCTCGGGCGTCTCGGTGATCTCCATCGGCATGCTCAAGCCGCGCCGCGACCAGGTCGTCGCCTGGCGCGGACCGATGCTGGACCGCGCCCTGGTGCAGATGCTGGCCGACGTGTACTGGGGCGACCTGGACGTGCTCCTGCTCGACCTTCCGCCGGGCACCGGTGACGTGGCGATCTCGCTGGGCCAGCACCTGCCCGGCGCGGAGGTCGTCGTCGTCACCACGCCGCAGGAGGCCGCGGCCGAGGTCGCCGAGCGCGCCGGCACGATGGCCTCGATGATGCACCAGCGCGTCGTCGGCGTGATCGAGAACATGAGCTACCTGCCCTGCCCGCACTGCACGCCCGAGGGCAAGGACCACCGCCTGGAGATCTTCGGCTCCGGCGGCGGTGAGCGCGTCGCGCAGACCCTCTCCGCGCGTTTCGGCTACGACGTGCCGCTGCTGGGCCAGGTCCCCCTGGACGTCTCCCTGCGCGAGGGCGGCGACGACGGCAAGCCGATCGTGGAGTCGGACCCCACTGCTCCCGCCGCGAAGGTGCTGCAGGCGGTCGCCGACCGCCTCGACGGCCGCGGCCGTGGACTGGCGGGCATGCAGCTGGGGCTGACGCCCAGCAACAAGTTCTGA